One genomic window of Candidatus Nanohalobium constans includes the following:
- a CDS encoding 30S ribosomal protein S14 — protein sequence MSYEKVLNQIKHKEGKRKKFEKNNSPKERDYGKAKKECRRCGRTGRGVISKYELNYCRQCFREIADKIGFKQLK from the coding sequence ATGAGCTACGAGAAAGTACTGAACCAGATCAAACACAAAGAAGGCAAGAGAAAGAAATTCGAGAAGAACAACTCGCCTAAAGAAAGAGACTACGGAAAAGCCAAGAAAGAATGCAGAAGATGCGGCAGAACAGGAAGAGGAGTAATCAGCAAATACGAACTGAACTACTGCCGACAATGCTTCAGAGAAATCGCCGACAAAATCGGATTCAAACAGTTGAAATGA
- a CDS encoding 50S ribosomal protein L5 — translation MTEQETEQNPMKEIEISKVIVNIGEGQVGDGVEKAHDLIEKLTGKTPVRTESNDSAKTFGLRSGLNIGAMTTIRGEDAEELLNKVAPAVDQIKDSAFDGNGNFSFGVSEYIDVPGLDYDADIGMKGFQVIVVLERPGYRVKKRDYKPSEIGDDHKVSDEEAKEFIEENLEIEVSQ, via the coding sequence ATGACAGAACAAGAAACAGAGCAAAACCCAATGAAAGAAATCGAAATCTCCAAAGTAATAGTAAACATTGGGGAAGGACAGGTCGGCGACGGAGTAGAAAAAGCACACGACCTAATCGAAAAACTAACAGGAAAAACACCTGTCAGAACAGAGAGCAACGACTCAGCAAAGACATTCGGACTAAGAAGCGGTCTAAACATCGGAGCAATGACAACAATTAGAGGAGAAGACGCAGAAGAACTCCTCAACAAAGTAGCGCCAGCAGTAGACCAGATTAAGGACTCAGCATTCGACGGAAACGGAAACTTCTCATTCGGAGTTTCAGAATACATCGATGTACCAGGACTTGACTACGACGCAGACATCGGCATGAAAGGATTCCAAGTAATAGTAGTACTCGAAAGACCAGGATACCGAGTAAAGAAAAGGGACTACAAACCATCCGAAATCGGCGACGACCACAAAGTAAGCGACGAAGAAGCCAAGGAATTCATCGAAGAAAACCTGGAAATTGAGGTGAGCCAATAA
- the rplX gene encoding 50S ribosomal protein L24: MVDQTQNWSKSWKSSTDPQKQRKYRTNAPQHVKDNLVSANLSHELRDQLDTRSLQLNLGDRVEVARGDFSGSSGIISNIDRENQKVYINGLEVERQDGSTSQVPFKPSNLQIQALNLENIERIEKYDVEDSEEIQVDEEEVEEVLSQEEENEMMQQMQGGGQQPDMSDMDIDEEDMEEIKEKAKEAQQEDKSSQEGSSESEPSEESSETGHDELVDGTMDEVKDSISEMENPDFDALIEAEKAGKDRKTMIEYLENQKEE; the protein is encoded by the coding sequence ATGGTAGATCAAACACAGAACTGGAGCAAAAGTTGGAAATCAAGCACAGATCCGCAGAAACAGAGAAAGTACAGGACAAACGCTCCACAACATGTCAAAGACAACCTAGTATCAGCAAACCTCTCACACGAACTAAGAGACCAACTGGATACGCGAAGTCTCCAACTTAACCTTGGAGATCGTGTAGAAGTCGCAAGAGGCGACTTTAGTGGTTCAAGTGGAATCATCTCAAACATCGACAGAGAGAATCAGAAAGTATACATCAACGGTCTAGAAGTAGAAAGACAGGACGGAAGCACAAGCCAAGTACCTTTCAAGCCTTCCAACCTACAGATCCAGGCACTCAACCTGGAAAACATCGAAAGAATTGAGAAATACGATGTTGAAGACAGTGAAGAGATTCAGGTAGACGAAGAAGAAGTAGAAGAAGTCCTAAGCCAGGAAGAAGAAAACGAAATGATGCAGCAGATGCAAGGCGGCGGACAACAGCCAGACATGAGTGACATGGATATTGACGAAGAAGACATGGAAGAAATCAAAGAGAAAGCCAAGGAAGCACAGCAAGAAGACAAGTCTTCTCAAGAAGGCTCCTCAGAAAGCGAGCCTTCAGAAGAAAGTTCCGAGACAGGTCACGATGAGCTAGTAGACGGCACTATGGATGAAGTCAAAGACAGTATCTCAGAAATGGAAAACCCGGACTTCGACGCACTTATTGAAGCAGAGAAGGCTGGAAAAGACCGTAAAACCATGATCGAATACCTAGAGAATCAGAAGGAGGAGTAA